A window of the Corythoichthys intestinalis isolate RoL2023-P3 chromosome 6, ASM3026506v1, whole genome shotgun sequence genome harbors these coding sequences:
- the LOC130917593 gene encoding general transcription factor II-I repeat domain-containing protein 2-like codes for MNVVIQIVNKIMAKGLNHRQFRSLLDEVESAYSDLLLHNRVRWLSRGEVLKRFAACLGEVKTFMSSKGLTFPELEQPEWLEKLHFMVDMTAKLNTLNTTLQGRGGTALHMLEEVLAFERKLTVLARDLQRGTLSHFPSLREFKQAHGVINSEYLQSAITTMQASFGKRFREFREEKNTLSFPVTPLTIDPSLLNVNAFAGVSQPALELELADIADKDIWVSKFKRLTEDLEDVARQKATLAQNHKWSDIENLPRPDKLIFETWNAIPDTYTNMKKYAFGVLSIFGSTYVCEQLFSTMNCIKNKHRLRLTDDSLQSCVKMKVTSYSPDLQKLCAEVQEQKSH; via the coding sequence ATGAATGTTGTTATTCAGATTGTCAATAAAATAATGGCAAAAGGTTTAAATCACCGCCAGTTCCGTTCATTACTGGATGAGGTGGAGAGCGCATACTCTGATCTCCTGCTGCATAACAGAGTCCGGTGGCTGTCCAGAGGAGAGGTGCTGAAACGTTTTGCTGCATGTCTGGGAGAGGTGAAAACTTTCATGAGCAGCAAAGGGCTCACCTTTCCTGAGCTGGAACAGCCAGAGTGGCTGGAAAAACTCCACTTCATGGTGGACATGACAGCGAAACTAAACACGCTGAACACAACGCTTCAGGGGAGAGGAGGCACAGCGCTGCACATGCTGGAGGAGGTGTTGGCGTTTGAGCGCAAACTGACAGTTTTAGCCAGAGATTTACAGAGAGGCACACTGTCTCACTTCCCCTCTTTAAGGGAGTTCAAACAAGCTCACGGAGTGATCAATTCAGAGTATTTGCAGTCTGCAATCACCACAATGCAAGCGTCGTTTGGTAAACGATTCCGTGAGttcagagaggaaaaaaacacattgtccTTCCCCGTCACTCCCCTGACCATTGATCCATCCCTGCTAAACGTGAATGCATTTGCAGGTGTAAGTCAACCTGCTCTGGAGCTGGAGCTGGCTGACATAGCTGACAAAGACATTTGGGTGTCCAAATTCAAACGCTTGACAGAGGACCTTGAAGATGTTGCCCGTCAGAAGGCCACTCTTGCTCAGAATCACAAATGGAGTGATATTGAGAACCTCCCGAGACCGGACAAACTCATATTTGAAACATGGAATGCCATCCCCGACACCTACACGAACATGAAGAAATATGCCTTTGGAGTCCTGTCGATCTTCGGATCCACATATGTATGTGAGCAGCTATTCTCCACCATGAACTGCATTAAAAACAAACACCGCTTACGGCTCACAGATGACAGCTTACAGTCCTGCGTAAAGATGAAAGTGACTTCGTACAGCCCCGATTTGCAGAAGCTGTGCGCAGAGGTTCAGGAGCAGAAGTCCCATTAA